The following coding sequences lie in one Anguilla rostrata isolate EN2019 chromosome 8, ASM1855537v3, whole genome shotgun sequence genomic window:
- the LOC135261168 gene encoding uncharacterized protein LOC135261168: MAEFLDHNSPFSISEGIYYILVASLGIPSNLLSIVVLCSQRCGMSRSTVIYLVSLALVDTVFMVLGGLVDVGASWQESVTSQAPNSLLCGFVTFNEQWTQCSSQWIVTAFTLERYLVSRGRGPRPGLSCRLSRSQVALVLVLASAFGSQVLSLPYCWLYQAPEATDEAESWTAVSLLWRNVSQVLLSSRCRVLHAPRVPGLVWSYLLLSSWLPMSLTLSLSVLLSLHFHKRARSLVAPRSSAPFRDAGSRMRRSGRIQVVVALVMVFLNLPHYVTQGIMAVLLEQARRLEGALGVAVGAALMLQWLSMVIHFLLYCFLSSGFRRETLALLRRLCRCSAVSRYPWSNRCTQRPQRPQRPPTSQPCEVWLVQEVPDDHGKWQS, translated from the exons ATGGCAGAGTTCCTGGACCATAACTCTCCCTTCTCCATCTCTGAGGGAATCTACTACATACTGGTGGCTAGCCTGGGAATCCCAT CAAACCTGCTGTCCATAGTGGTCCTCTGTTCCCAGCGCTGTGGCATGTCGCGCAGCACAGTGATCTACCTGGTTTCTCTGGCTCTCGTGGACACAGTCTTCATGGTCCTGGGGGGGCTGGTGGATGTTGGGGCCAGCTGGCAGGAGTCTGTGACCTCCCAGGCCCCTAACAGCCTCCTCTGTGGCTTCGTTACCTTTAACGAGCAGTGGACGCAGTGCAGCTCCCAGTGGATCGTCACCGCCTTCACCCTGGAGCGCTACCTGGTgtcccgggggcggggcccgagACCGGGCCTCTCCTGCCGACTCTCCCGGTCGCAGGTGgcgctggtgctggtgctggcgTCCGCGTTCGGCTCGCAGGTCCTCAGCCTCCCCTACTGCTGGCTGTACCAGGCCCCGGAGGCGACGGACGAGGCCGAGAGCTGGACCGCCGTATCGCTGCTGTGGAGGAACGTGTCTCAGGTCCTGCTGTCGTCGCGGTGCCGGGTTCTCCACGCTCCCCGCGTCCCCGGCCTGGTCTGGTCCTACCTGCTGCTGTCCAGCTGGCTGCCCATGAGCCTGACGCTGTCTCTGAGCGTGCTCCTGTCCCTCCACTTCCACAAGCGCGCCCGCTCCCTGGTCGCCCCGCGCAGCAGCGCCCCCTTCAGGGACGCCGGGTCGCGGATGCGACGGTCTGGCCGTATCCAGGTCGTGGTGGCGCTGGTGATGGTCTTCCTCAACCTCCCCCACTATGTGACGCAGGGCATAATGGCCGTCCTGTTGGAGCAGGCCAGGAGGCTGGAAGGGGCTCTGGGGGTGGCGGTGGGCGCGGCTCTGATGCTGCAGTGGCTCAGCATGGTCATTCACTTCCTGCTCTACTGCTTCCTCTCATCCGGTTTCCGCCGTGAGACGCTCGCCCTCCTGAGGCGACTCTGCAGGTGCAGCGCAGTGTCTCGATACCCCTGGAGCAACCGCTGCACCCAGCGACCCCAGCGACCCCAACGTCCACCCACGAGTCAACCCTGTGAGGTGTGGCTGGTCCAGGAGGTTCCGGATGACCACGGAAAATGGCAGAGCTGA